atttatATGAAGTTATTACAGTCTCAAATAAATGGCTTAAGATTTGCTTAGTGCTCAATTTTAtgagtgtttttcttttatcatatcattaagtaaaaaaataatttaaaaaacaaatttattaaatcttatgGAGTCCATGATCCAGATTGCGAGTTTGATAGGTTAAGTTGTGAAACTCGGATTGATACAATAAATCACCTATTGGGTTTTCTAAAACACATACATGTAgcataaacaataaatttaatttttatattctatgttatgagatcaaatattttataggttatttatttttttgtttggaattgtgtttgaaaagtatgttttacttcaaaaaaaaaattaaattagtttttttttagtattttaggaTGGATTTGatcctttttatattaaaaacacattgaaaatgtttgtacacatttatttttggtgttaaaaataaaaacttttaatccTATACCCACGAGAAAGCACATGTGATTTTAGAATtagttgttaaaaatttatttggaaacagaaaaaaataataaagcgcAGTCAATAACCTAGTCGATGCCCTAAAGAATTCAGAccaagagtaaaattaatagtaCTTAACTAAGAAGCCAAATCTAGGTAAAAGATCCTTATCTTACGAGGGAAGCCATTTAGTAGTGGAAATTTGGGGGGTTCTGCATTTAGTTGTACATAGAAGAACATAAATGATGGGTCTCCTTCCGAATTTTAAAATGTTGTCTCCTTCTCGACCACTATTCACTAAATTTGTTGTCAATCATAATCAACAAGTAGTCTCATAACTGAGGGCTTAAACAGTACTCGTGATCCacaggtttatatatatatatatatacttcaaATTAcgatatcatgaaaaaaattgttcagcGACTGGGCACAGATGTGCATGCATACATACATATTTAATACAGTTCTAATGATGGAATGGAAGGAAGAAATGTGAAACTTTTCCATGGTCAACGTAGCTATGAGGACAAAGGGACATGGGAACTTTTCCATAATCCCACAAACCAGATTCGCTGCTAGAATATTACTGCTGATTTCCTTTTATTCCTTCAATAATAATCAGCCCCACATCTTCTTCCTCGACACTTTCCCCAACCCCTTAATTAATCACATTACATTTATATATCAAGTATACTTTATTACACCTTCATATATTTCCAATATTTAATGCTAGCTCAAGCTACTCCGGCAGCATCAATAGCTTTTACATGATGGGTTTTGGAACTACTGATGATCCTTGCAACACAGGCCTTGGTCTAGGGCTTGGCAGCTTCCATGGCGCCGAGCAAGAGAATTGTTCTCAATCAGACCATCCTTTTCAACCAATTAAGAAGGATAAACTAGCCTTGAAATATGATCTCTTGCTCCCATCTCTGACATTAGGTCCTTCAGACGAGGTGTACCGATCGATTACTAAAAAAACCGGTGCAGATTTGCAGCCGCAGGCGTCATCTCTTAGTGCAGTATCATCATTTTCTAACTCGAGTATTAAGAAGGAGAGAGAATTTGGTATTGGTGAAGAAGTAGATGTAGAGAGAGTCTCTTCAAGGCTtagtgatgaagatgaagaaggtaGTCCCAGGAAGAAACTTAGACTTACCAAAGAGCAATCAGTCATTTTGGAAGACAACTTCAAGGATCACAGCACTCTGAATCCTGTATGTCTGCAATCTTCGACTATCTTTATTAGTTATCTCTTGCGCGTTTATATATGACGGTAAGATTTTTATTCTAACttatctgtttttttatgattaatttgttgatttcttGAATTTAATCAGAAGCAAAAGCAAGTCTTAGCAGAACAGCTCAATCTAAGGCCACGTCAAGTAGAAGTATGGTTCCAGAACAGAAGAGCCAGGTTCCATGTCTAATCAAACAAGTCTCTTAATttatttccctttctttttcccGTTCCTTGTCCTCGAAAAGTAATTTTGTATCGGGTGCTTGGCCGATGCTTGTTATATATTAATGCCTTTAATTTTGGCAGGAGTAAGCTGAAACAAACTGAGGTAGATTGTGAATTACTGAAGAAATGTTGTGAAACACTAACATTAGAGAACAAGAGGCTGCAAAAAGAGCTGCAGGAGCTTAAATCATTGAAGCTTGCTTCACCTGTATACATGCAGCTGCCTGCAGCGACGCTTACTATGTGCCCTTCTTGTGAGAGGATTTGCAGTGGAAGTGATCAAGGCTCGTCTGCTAGCACTTTCACAGTTGGGCAGAAGCCTAATTTCTACAATCCCGATACCCACTCATCCGCAGCTTGCTAGGCAACCTGTAAGGTCAGAACACCAGCATTTTTGTTGACACCTGGCTTCTGTCTCCAGTGTAAAGACTAGTCTGATTGAACTTATAATTTTGTAGGGTTTCTCGCtgcccttttaaaaaaaaaaaaacgtatatCATGCTTGTAAATTCTTAACAAAATTCTATGATGTAacttcatttcttctttggggttatttgtattaatataattgtactTCAAATAATGAGATCAATAGATGGAGGTACATTTGAACATTATTATTCCTAGAAGGCAGTGTATGCAAGGATTGTTTACCTCGCTAATAAAGGGTGCATTTCACGATCTAGTCTCAGTAttaaattctatatattttcCAACAATATTGTGCCCTTTGCACCTCCATGCGACATTTTTAACTTTGCGTTTTGTTTTTGTCAGTTAAAAGGAGTTGTGTAATTATTTGTGCTTCGGACATATGGATTCCTGAGAAAATGAATCACCCAACTACACATGGCTACTGcagattttctttaatttttgtttggttacATATACTGACCAGGTTCAATTCCAAAGAAGGGAAACTGTCGCTAGTTGAGCTGCTCGTTAATCATATTTTGTTTGGAGTTAGCGTTTGGTATGGGGGGAAAGCAGCCGTATATGGTCATTCCCAGCTCTATATGTTATGAGATAGAAAGGCATGTCGTAGACtcgtaagtttatatatatatatatgggagaaagaaggcaaagataaAATTCATCATTTCAAATGGAAATTTATCGGGCTGTATTATGATTGTATAGGGTCTAATTTtccatatttaatataattcttTCAGGCTGTTAGCTCtatttcatccaaaaaaaaattccaagcaaATATTCagttggtttatttttaaaattacttttcatgtaaaaaatattaaattaatagtttttaattatataccttttgatagattttatatttgatgtaaaaaaaattaatatattttcaattaaattttatatttgatgtgttaaaggtGTTAATTAGATATTTGTAGATAAAAATGGACTATTAAGTTAAAAAACAGCCCCTGATTTTTTGGCTACCATTATAATGACAGGATTTTGAACAGATAAGAAATGCACCTTTcacttttatttaaagaaataggGGTAAAAGACATGACATCTGCTACTTtgcttggattaaaaaaaaatatataacaaacaaacaaaagtcTACATGCATGAGCCTGGCTTTACAGGCTCACTTATgtgggttttattttattgggctAGGTGCATAGGCTACTCAATCCCAAATGTCAGACCCTTTATTtgactttattttaaaaaaacttaaattaagattaattaaataaaaatataagatgacCTACCTGGTAggcatttaattttaattgaagttacttaaaataaattaattaaataaattttgttatattttttttaatagtacaGCGTTTagtttttacttggttttttactaagattataactttttttttctaatattagcAAGCATTGTTTTTTGCAATcccacataatatttttttttaaaaaaattatttaataatttttctgatgcatgtttattttgattggcatttaattcaatgaaatattaattacaacaaataaagttattaaCTCCAATTAGGTCCATAATCTATATTATTAGATTAAGTATTTTACAAGTCGTTTAGAACTATACATAGTTATGtttgacttgaaaaaacatcaaattgatgttttttagtgtttttcgaTGATTTTAATAAGAAGatgtcaaaactaaaaatataaatttaaaaatattattttaatatattttcaattaaaaaacacattgtattacaataccaaacatacaCTAATTTGTATCTATCTCACAACTTTTTGGTATAGTTTTTAGTTagtgtaaataattttttaaaaattttggtaaatacaattctcaaattatttaattaaatatatgaataagtttttatttcattttcaataaagatccttttatgttaaaaacacATTGTAAATGTTTGTACATttctttttgatattaacaaaaaacttTTAATCTTATAATTTGCAATTATTTATGGTTACTGGTCTAGCGCAAACTCGAACCCAATTGTTACTAGATTTAGAGCATTTCATACCCAAAAAGCACATGGATCTAACGCTTTTAAACTCGTGTTGGAGATTGGGGCTTATAATTCCATATTGGGGACTAGCATTGCTAGTCTCATTTTTTGGATTATGCTATCAGCCCCCATGTTTAGGTCTAACAGCATCTGTAAGACCCAACATGTGAGTTTGGTAGATGGCAGCAGATCCAATGCTTAGGGTTAGCAGTACACTAGGCCTAGGCGTAACCTGGGTCTAGTGCCTACCAGACTCAAATCTTAGGTCCAGCGGTTGTTGCCAAGACTAGTAGCTTGGCCTACTACCAGGACAACAAGGTGTGCATGACGCATGTTTCTTGAAAGTGTCAAGCTCAATGATTTTTGTCACTAGACATGACCGGATTCGCTACAACTACAAATTCAAGCATAATACTTGAATTTAACGTCATCAATTCTAtagatttttatagaaaattttagaggatttatttcttaacaaataaacttaattaaataaaattacactcTGTCAACATTATTAGTTGTATTAAAGTCTTTCATGGCTCACCATGTCTCCATCtgtttgttaaataaaatgagtGGAATACAGCTCATAATacaatctaaaatatcataaaggTAAAATTACATTCTAGTTCCTCCTCTCcacaaaagaacaaaattctTAGGCTATAAATACACATTGAgacctttaaaataaaagttcacAATCTTCATTCTCTACTGAATATATATTCTTAGAGCATTTTTCTCTAGagcattattgaattttttttttctaaaaagataCTTATTTAAGTATCGTAGAGTCTTTGCCTCCACCAAATAGGATCTTTTGCAGGTATTAGTCATAAGTCACCTTAGCCTACCAAGCACAAGTATCAAACTATTAACTACCTTAATTAGAGAGAATGGATGACATTGTTAGGACTAAATGATTAACCAATTAACCAACCCGGGAGTGATGTTTCTAGACAACTTGGATTTTTAGGACTTTAtcggtaacttttttttttataaaccttCCAAATATGCTAGGAAAATTCCATGTTCTTGTTCACTTTAAAATCTACCGACCATTAGGTATTATATACATAATTGATGTTTTGTTGTGGCAATTGAAGGGGAAGTGTGGTGATAATTTTGCGGCAGGCATACTTGTTTATGGATTTATCTGTCAAGAGAATATATTACTGCGGGTATTTTTtgggaaaatagtttttttaagatatagtAAGGCTTTGGAAGGGGAGGATAATGGTTTTGCAGCAGCACACATGTCAATGATTTTAatagcttttttgtttttatattttaaaaataattaaaatttttatgtattttcaggTCGCTACCTTAAGAGAATTAAagtaggtattttttttaatagagttttATTTGGATGTATTAGGGTTTGGGTAATGAAATATTTATGCATGTGCTTGATTAATTGTTATAATCCCTGATATTTAACAacgaatttttataaaatatgctttgCCGAACCATATCAAATTTTCgtgcttcttttatttttattttattttatgttattacaTGGTTATTTTATTGAAGTATTGATAGCCGGTATATGCCCAGGTTGGCATTTTACTAAATCCATTTTCTGTATCGTTCATAAATCATTTGATATTGGCCCGACAAGTGATGCCGGGCCCCGGAAACCCATGTCGGAAAAGCAGATAGGCCAGCACAAAATGCCTCCACCAGCCTTGCCATGCTTATATATTCTGAAGCTCCGCATCTTCGGCATGCCATGGGCTTACAAATATGGCTACTGcagattttctttaatttctgttTGGTTACATATACTGACCAGGTTCAATTCCAAAGAAGGGAAACTGTCGCTAGTTGAGCTGCTCGTTAATCATATTTTGTTTGGAGTTAGCGTTTGAAAGCAGACCGTATAAGGTCATTCCCAACTCTATATGTTATGAGATAGAAAAGGCATGTCGTAGACTcctaagtttatatatatatatggggggagaaagaaggcaaagataaAATTCATCATATCAAATGGAAATTTATCGGGCTGTATTATGATTTTATAGGGTCTAATTATATATGGATTGTCATGGGCTTAGAAATATGGATTGTCACTAATTCTCAAAATAAGGGCTGCTACAGAAACCTTGCTGAAGGAGCGCGGCCTCTGCCCATGACAGCTCTTATCGGTCGTTTTTGTTTACGGAGCAGAAATGAtagaaaaagtgaaaataaaaatatatttagttaattttttgtatttttaaaatagaaattacagagaaaatatgtttttagaaacaatatttattagtttttatttccaagatatccttttaaaaaactctCAATTCCAAAATTATCCAGCTAAGacatgtaaagataaaaaaaaattaccattatagttttaaaacttaatttgatggtcaattttcaaggaaaaatctAGGTCACGGGTCGGTCTGACCCGAgttagcataaaaataaaaataattattatcatagttttaaaactcgattaAATGTTTCTACCAGTGGCAAGGTCAAGGTCACGAGTAAAGTTGATTGTTGACCGAggttaatataaggataaaagcagttattatcattattttaaaacctGACTCGAGAGTTAACCCAGGATAAGGCCTGAGTCACGTGTCAAGAGTATCATCTTGAGTTGATCCaagtcaatataaaataaaaatggttattatcatagtttttgaACTTGATTCGAAGGTCAACCCGCGACAATGCTTAGGTCATAGATTAGAAGGGTCAACCAGAGACAAGGCCTAGGTCATAGATCAGGAGGGTCAACCTGAGTTAAAGTAaggataaaaattgttattatcatagttcTAAAACCCAAATTTAAGGTTGAACAGAGCAAGGTCCAGATCACAAGTTAGAAGGGTTAACATATAGATAAAAGtggttattatcatattttttaaacctgAATCGGGAGTTAACTTGAGACAAGGTTCAGACCACGAATAGAGTAACAGGTCGGGATGGTCAACTCAGctaactcaaaaaaaatatttaaatgataaaataaacattgtttTGACCAAATGTTTTCTTCAAAAAGTCCTTGTCTTTTACCAATACTTTATCTTGGGTTGTGATCTAGGTTTTTGACCAGATCcttcttctatatttttttcttatactcTGAATAGTCCAAGCCTCGAATCAACTCATCAAGTTAATTATgatttcataattaaaattattataatattattaatttcaacactttataaattaaaataaaacatatataatttttaaaaatatatataagtttgtTGACATTAcatattaaggataaaatagacttttttatattttatcatgtcTAGTTCACTATAACCATACATGATACAAAGATAATCAATTTATCTTGTACATCACTACCAAACACAATTATGTCTCCGTTTCATTTTCTGTCTTATCTCTTCTCTTTCTATTAACTATATTTCTTATATCCcagaataataatcaaacaCTATCATATTACCTACTTAGTCATCATATTCCACTAAAGTTTCTCCTCGCAAGCTCTCTTTTGATTATCACAAAAATTGGGTCATGTATTTCTACCATTGTTCGAGTTCTAATTCAAGAATAGTCAAATACATCAACGACACAGATCTTGTCGAGATCCATTGATGAACCTTTTGTTTTGAGAGCGTTCTAACTTTGAACGATACAAGTTCTTGTATTGGATTCTTGGTTGAAAGCTTTTCAACTACTTAATCAACCATGATTTTTATAACATGATTCAAAATCTAAACAGAACtagtagttttaatttttttaaaaaataaactaaattgaactaaaaactaatttaaattgaagCGATTTGATTTGGTTAAAGTAAGTTTTTTGAGTTAAAACTAGGAGATCTAATCCCTCTTAAATGAGCTaggcttgtttttttatttttaaaatggatctatattaaattgagattgaacaaTTTCttcttgagtttattttttatagtttttttaagctaaaaCTGCAAGTTTATTTACTCACATTATAACAGACTTGTCATTGCTAAATTGAAGGTTGGTGCAAATTCATTCGGCATATTTAGTTCATGGTCTTGTTGTTTGTCTAAACTCTTTAGTGTGAGGTGTTGAATATTCACACTAGAAATTTATAAATAGCAAATTACTTATTacatatttcaaaacaaatcacTATCTCTAAGTCTAAATTAGCATAAATTTAACCGAAACATCCATACTAGATAGGATTTGCAAAATCCAGGAACATCAGCATCCACAAAATCCACCAACAGCAATACTCCTGCTCAAATTTATATGCCCTGGAAACCATAAAAGATATCAAGCAGATAAATTGGTCAAATTCAATGAGGAACGGCACTACTCCTGCTCATGACCATATAAGCTTATATAAAGTAGAGTATAAGCTTAATTGTAAACATGAAAAGTACATTAAAGTCCCTGACTGATATACTTTCCTTCATAATCAAGTTGAATCGATCATTTGAAAGTAATGCTCGACGAAGATCACGAGTATAgcacatatattaaaaaatttattatctcCAAAATATTTCAGCAACATACCAAATATTTAAGTAAAGTTTGCCTACGATTTCATAAAAGCCTCGAAAAAAATACAAGCTTTGCCAACACAAAAAATACATGAACccatcaaaagaagaaaaatttaaacatgGGTTACACCTCAAGTGATAGGATAAAGGTTGGAAGTAGAAACAAAAACTTAACAATTTAGTTAAATACCTAAATgcataacaaaataacaaaaacaaagagaaaaaaggcATTGTTTTCCAAACCTGTTTGATGATTGTAGCAGGAAATGTTGTGGTGGAGTCAATCACATGCAATGCCGCCACGTATTAGAATTGGTCTTCGATGAAAAGAAGATAACGAGAGAGAGAAGGCAGTGGAAGACGGGGAGATGACAGAGGAGGTAATCTGTAAGGGACAGAGAGAGGTGGAACGAGAGAGAAGGAACGGCCGGCGGCTGTTTTCAGTGGGAAAGGGAGAAAATTTTTAAGGTTAAGGAACTCAGGCTATGTTAGTTTTCTCTTTATAccccttgtttttttaaagtgggTTTAAGTTACACTGGTCCGATCTGGTTATCTTGTTTCAATTTCTAATACCAAAACTGAACCAGATCTAACaagttttatgaattttaaattgatttgatcagttttttttctcggtataagtttttcatggtttttaatCAGTTTTCTTGCACATCACTACCAATCAGTTTTCTTGAACACCGCTACGATCAACAGCATAGGGGATAAACGTAGACAATGAAACCCTGCCTTAATCATTGACCTAATAATGAGATGCTGGGTAATTATATTGTAAATTAAGTAGAGAGAGAATGATAAATATAATGTGATCCTTTCCACGACAACCATCACGAGTATCATATACATCCCATCAAGAATAGCTGGACAACAGACAGAAACACGAACTATCACTTGCCAAACAATAACAACATTTATTTATAAGATATTCAAGTTGATGGATCAATTTAAACTATAACAGTCCGTAAAAATTGCGCCATTTGGATGCTGCACACAGGCTAAGCAACCTACTAAGAAAACAGGAAAGCTAAGAGATGGCACCCTCATCACATTCACCGCTTCTGACTATATTATACACTTGACTGCTGTAAATAGTCCTTACAGAACGCTATTATGGGACACATTCTGAAAGTCACAACCTATCTCCTACTTATTTTCCTCATTACATACTCTTGAACTGACGCATTGTCAGCCAAGTTACACGCAAGAACTCAACGTCTTCTAAAGATTTCAGAATTTAAGAACACCAATGAGGATGCTCCACAGCAATGCAATCGACACAATAACAACGGCCATCGATCTCAATGATCACAGAAAGGCAAGCTACACAAGATCATAGTTATGATATTTCTCGTGAGGAAACGAGCAGTATAGTTTTAGTTTCCAAGGACATAACCTAAGTTTCGCTATTAATACCACAAGGCATGAATAACTGGTTCCACGCTAGGCCTTAAATGAAAACTAACATTAAGAATAAAGCATGAAGCTTGACACTCATGGACCCAGCCGATAATGACCATCACCCATGTAGTGGCCATCCATATAGAGAGCTGCGTTCTGAGGATGAAGGCCATCCATCACCATGAATTGCATATCTTCGGATGGTTTCCAATGTCGCTTCCTTTGATTAATGAAccaattattaatttgtttctgATCCAAACCAGTTGTTTCAGCTAATGCCACCTTCTCCGTCTCCTGTCAGCCATCACAAATATGCATTAATATATCTCATGAAAAAACCACGTGCTTGTATAGTTATGTGAAGTTTATC
This is a stretch of genomic DNA from Populus alba chromosome 11, ASM523922v2, whole genome shotgun sequence. It encodes these proteins:
- the LOC118031394 gene encoding homeobox-leucine zipper protein HAT22, which translates into the protein MMGFGTTDDPCNTGLGLGLGSFHGAEQENCSQSDHPFQPIKKDKLALKYDLLLPSLTLGPSDEVYRSITKKTGADLQPQASSLSAVSSFSNSSIKKEREFGIGEEVDVERVSSRLSDEDEEGSPRKKLRLTKEQSVILEDNFKDHSTLNPKQKQVLAEQLNLRPRQVEVWFQNRRARSKLKQTEVDCELLKKCCETLTLENKRLQKELQELKSLKLASPVYMQLPAATLTMCPSCERICSGSDQGSSASTFTVGQKPNFYNPDTHSSAAC